From one Phorcysia thermohydrogeniphila genomic stretch:
- a CDS encoding NADH:ubiquinone oxidoreductase, translating to MVKIGIMGLTGCSGCQCEILNCEEAIYRLIEKVEISYFPLAQDNNSFGEFEILFVEGSVTTEEDERKVKEGRERAKFLVAVGSCACYGGVQSQRNDEASLEEMLLAVYGRKELPVKVQKPRAVSEVVKVDYELPGCPLDKRQFVYAVASILNGVKPFFPKIPVCHECKLSETECLTLKGIPCQGPVTFAGCGAPCTASGVGCQGCRGNCDFPNFEEMVEILKKNGLSTGDAVKFLKVFRGYQSKEIKLSEGVVENEKGA from the coding sequence ATGGTGAAGATAGGAATAATGGGACTTACCGGGTGCTCTGGTTGTCAGTGCGAGATACTCAACTGCGAGGAAGCCATTTACCGCCTTATTGAGAAGGTGGAGATATCCTACTTCCCCCTTGCTCAGGACAACAATAGCTTCGGGGAGTTTGAGATTCTCTTTGTTGAGGGTTCGGTTACTACAGAGGAGGACGAGAGGAAGGTTAAAGAGGGGAGGGAGAGGGCTAAGTTTCTCGTGGCTGTTGGAAGCTGTGCCTGTTACGGGGGAGTTCAGTCCCAGAGGAACGACGAGGCTTCCTTAGAAGAGATGCTCCTTGCAGTTTACGGCAGGAAGGAGCTCCCCGTAAAGGTTCAAAAACCCCGTGCAGTTTCGGAAGTTGTAAAGGTGGACTACGAGCTCCCCGGGTGTCCCCTTGACAAGAGGCAGTTTGTTTACGCAGTTGCCTCCATTCTTAACGGCGTGAAACCCTTCTTCCCGAAGATTCCGGTTTGCCACGAGTGTAAGCTCTCCGAGACTGAGTGCCTAACACTAAAGGGTATTCCCTGTCAGGGGCCAGTTACGTTTGCCGGATGTGGAGCTCCCTGCACAGCTTCAGGGGTTGGCTGTCAGGGTTGTAGAGGTAACTGTGACTTCCCCAACTTTGAGGAGATGGTGGAGATTCTCAAGAAAAACGGCCTTTCAACTGGAGATGCTGTGAAGTTCCTGAAGGTCTTTAGGGGCTACCAGTCTAAGGAAATCAAGCTTTCAGAAGGGGTAGTAGAAAATGAAAAGGGAGCTTAA